Proteins found in one Allorhizobium pseudoryzae genomic segment:
- a CDS encoding ParA family protein: protein MPVISFANAKGGAGKTTAALLLATELAHQGYRVTLIDADPQRWISQWHDMSGAVRNITIITQVTVASLQCHLREMSAATDYFIIDLAGARDALVTTAIGLSDHVFIPIQGSAMDAKGGAQILDLLSLMKDKAGLAIAHSVVLTRVTPVVTTRSLVAIKGLLAQRGVNVLNTPIGERTAFREVFEAGGTLYSLDPAKVSNLDKARENSRALADEIKQLMPIRVVRTGGMPRVLNFKRDAA from the coding sequence ATGCCAGTCATCTCATTTGCGAATGCCAAGGGCGGGGCCGGCAAAACCACCGCAGCGCTTTTGCTTGCCACAGAACTTGCCCATCAGGGGTACCGTGTCACCCTGATCGATGCAGACCCGCAACGCTGGATCAGCCAATGGCATGACATGTCCGGTGCGGTGCGCAACATCACCATCATCACACAGGTCACCGTCGCCTCGCTGCAATGTCATCTGCGGGAAATGTCGGCCGCGACCGACTATTTCATCATCGATCTGGCAGGCGCGCGCGACGCGCTGGTCACGACCGCGATCGGTCTGTCCGACCACGTCTTCATCCCGATCCAGGGTTCGGCCATGGATGCCAAGGGCGGGGCGCAGATCCTGGATCTGCTGTCGCTGATGAAGGACAAGGCCGGGCTTGCCATCGCGCATTCGGTCGTCCTGACGCGCGTGACACCGGTGGTCACCACACGCTCGCTGGTCGCGATCAAGGGGCTGCTCGCCCAGCGCGGCGTCAATGTTCTCAACACGCCGATCGGCGAACGCACTGCGTTTCGCGAAGTCTTCGAAGCCGGCGGCACGCTCTATTCGCTTGATCCGGCCAAGGTCTCCAACCTCGACAAGGCGCGCGAAAATTCCCGTGCGCTCGCCGACGAGATCAAGCAGTTGATGCCCATCCGCGTGGTGCGCACCGGTGGCATGCCGCGTGTGCTGAACTTCAAGCGCGACGCGGCCTGA
- a CDS encoding RidA family protein: MSIKRIEPGKRMSGAVVHGNTVYLAGQVGEGTTVTEQSKSALAEVDRLLALAGTDKSKILQTIIYLSDMANFAEMNAVWEAWIDPANPPARATSGAPLATPDYKVEFIVTAAI; this comes from the coding sequence ATGAGCATCAAGCGTATCGAGCCCGGCAAGCGCATGAGCGGTGCCGTCGTGCACGGCAACACCGTCTACCTCGCCGGCCAGGTGGGTGAAGGCACGACCGTGACCGAACAGTCGAAGTCGGCGCTGGCCGAAGTCGACCGCCTGCTGGCGCTCGCCGGCACGGACAAGTCAAAAATCCTGCAGACGATCATCTATCTGTCGGACATGGCAAACTTCGCCGAAATGAACGCCGTCTGGGAAGCCTGGATCGACCCGGCCAACCCGCCGGCCCGCGCCACCTCCGGCGCACCGCTCGCGACCCCGGACTACAAGGTCGAGTTCATCGTCACGGCTGCCATCTGA
- a CDS encoding thiamine pyrophosphate-binding protein produces MKTGGQLIVEALKANGVSRVSCVPGESYLAVLDALYDSGIEVLVCRQEGGAAMMADCWGRLTGEPGICMVTRGPGATNASAGLHVAMQDSIPMILFIGQVQRDAREREAFQEVEYRRAFTEFAKWVGEIDDARRIPEFVTRAFAVATSGRPGPVVLTLPEDMLMDEVEAPAAKRYTRVESHPGQSQVAQFAELLQEARRPMVILGGTRWSEASVAGIREFAERFHLPVGCSFRRQMLFDHLHTCYAGDVGIGINPSLAKEIKDSDLIVLLGARMSEMPSSSYTLLDIPYPSQKIVHVFPDPEELGRIYRPDLAIAAAPAEFVAALGTLEAPAWPVWAERTAAMHDAYLKWSTPPQTGPGDVQMGPIMTWIEENTPKTAIFTNGAGNYATWLHRFHRFQAYNTQAAPTSGSMGYGLPAAVAAKQLFPEREVICFAGDGCFMMHGQEFITAVRYGLPIITVLVNNGTYGTIRMHQEREFPGRVSATDLVNPDFVAFAAAYGGHGERVSKTEDFGPAFERARASGKPAIIEVMLSPEAITPTRTLTQIREKA; encoded by the coding sequence ATGAAGACCGGCGGCCAACTCATCGTCGAGGCGCTGAAGGCAAACGGCGTCAGCCGTGTCTCTTGCGTGCCGGGCGAAAGCTATCTCGCGGTGCTCGATGCGCTCTATGACAGCGGCATCGAGGTTCTGGTCTGCCGCCAGGAAGGCGGTGCGGCGATGATGGCGGATTGCTGGGGCAGGCTCACCGGCGAACCCGGCATCTGCATGGTCACCCGCGGCCCCGGCGCCACCAATGCCTCTGCCGGCCTGCATGTCGCCATGCAGGATTCGATCCCGATGATCCTCTTCATCGGCCAGGTGCAGCGCGATGCCCGCGAACGCGAGGCCTTCCAGGAAGTGGAGTATCGCCGCGCCTTCACCGAATTCGCCAAATGGGTCGGCGAGATCGACGATGCCCGCCGCATTCCCGAATTCGTCACCCGCGCTTTTGCGGTCGCCACCTCCGGCCGCCCCGGCCCGGTGGTGCTGACGCTTCCGGAAGACATGCTGATGGACGAGGTCGAGGCGCCGGCGGCAAAGCGCTATACGCGCGTCGAAAGCCATCCGGGCCAGAGCCAGGTCGCGCAGTTCGCGGAGCTGCTGCAGGAGGCGCGCCGGCCGATGGTGATCCTCGGCGGCACCCGCTGGAGTGAAGCATCCGTTGCCGGCATCCGGGAGTTTGCCGAACGGTTTCACCTCCCCGTCGGCTGCTCCTTCCGCCGTCAGATGCTGTTTGATCACCTCCACACCTGCTATGCCGGCGATGTCGGCATCGGCATCAATCCGTCCTTGGCAAAGGAGATCAAGGACAGCGACCTGATCGTGCTGCTCGGCGCCCGCATGTCGGAAATGCCCTCCTCCAGCTATACGCTGCTCGACATCCCCTACCCGTCGCAGAAGATCGTGCATGTCTTCCCCGATCCGGAAGAACTCGGCCGCATCTACCGCCCGGATCTCGCAATCGCCGCCGCCCCGGCGGAATTCGTCGCAGCGCTCGGCACCCTTGAAGCCCCCGCCTGGCCCGTCTGGGCGGAGCGCACCGCCGCCATGCATGACGCCTATCTCAAATGGTCGACCCCGCCGCAGACCGGGCCCGGCGACGTGCAGATGGGCCCGATCATGACCTGGATCGAGGAGAACACGCCGAAGACCGCCATCTTCACCAATGGCGCCGGCAATTACGCCACCTGGCTGCACCGTTTCCACCGCTTCCAGGCCTACAATACCCAGGCGGCCCCGACCTCAGGCTCCATGGGCTACGGCCTGCCGGCGGCGGTCGCGGCAAAACAGCTGTTTCCGGAGCGCGAGGTCATCTGCTTTGCGGGCGACGGCTGCTTCATGATGCACGGCCAGGAATTCATCACCGCCGTGCGCTACGGCCTGCCGATCATCACCGTGCTCGTCAACAACGGCACCTATGGCACGATCCGCATGCACCAGGAGCGCGAATTCCCCGGCCGCGTCAGCGCCACCGACCTCGTCAACCCGGATTTCGTCGCGTTTGCGGCAGCCTATGGCGGGCACGGCGAGCGGGTGTCGAAGACCGAAGACTTCGGCCCGGCCTTCGAGCGCGCCCGCGCCTCCGGCAAACCGGCGATCATCGAGGTGATGCTCTCGCCGGAGGCGATTACGCCAACGCGGACACTGACACAGATCAGGGAGAAAGCATGA
- a CDS encoding iron-containing alcohol dehydrogenase, whose translation MNITANWSYPTAFKLGRGRIKELAAACTSLGMKKPLLITDRGLAGMAITQTALDVLEEAGLGRALFADVDPNPNEINLEAGIKAYRDGGHDGVVAFGGGSGLDLGKCVAFMAGQTRPVWDFEDIGDWWTRANVEGIAPIVAVPTTAGTGSEVGRASVITNSVTHVKKIIFHPKFLPGVVIADPELTTGMPKAITAGTGMDAFAHCLEAYCSPFFHPMSQGIALEGMRLVKEFLPRAYHDGADLEARTNMMAAAAMGAVAFQKGLGAIHALSHPIGAVYNTHHGMTNAVVMPPVLKFNRSAIEDKIERAAAYLGISGGFDGFYDYVLSLRAELHVPQTLSAMGIKPDRIDELAAMAIEDPSCGGNPVAMTLDNTKQLFRDCF comes from the coding sequence ATGAACATTACCGCCAACTGGAGCTACCCCACCGCTTTCAAGCTGGGACGGGGCCGCATCAAGGAACTCGCCGCCGCCTGCACCTCGCTCGGCATGAAGAAGCCGCTTTTGATCACCGACCGCGGTCTTGCCGGCATGGCGATCACCCAGACCGCGCTCGATGTGCTGGAAGAGGCGGGTCTCGGTCGGGCGCTGTTTGCCGATGTCGATCCGAACCCGAACGAGATCAATCTGGAGGCCGGTATCAAGGCCTATCGCGATGGCGGGCACGACGGCGTCGTTGCCTTTGGCGGCGGCTCGGGTCTCGATCTCGGCAAATGCGTGGCCTTCATGGCCGGGCAGACGCGCCCGGTCTGGGATTTCGAGGATATCGGCGACTGGTGGACCCGTGCGAACGTCGAGGGGATCGCACCGATCGTGGCGGTGCCGACGACGGCGGGTACCGGCTCCGAAGTGGGGCGTGCCTCGGTGATCACCAATTCGGTGACGCATGTGAAGAAGATCATCTTCCATCCGAAATTCCTCCCCGGCGTCGTGATCGCCGATCCGGAACTGACGACGGGCATGCCGAAGGCGATCACTGCCGGAACGGGCATGGACGCGTTTGCCCATTGCCTGGAGGCCTATTGCTCGCCCTTCTTCCACCCCATGAGCCAGGGCATCGCGCTGGAAGGCATGCGGCTCGTCAAGGAATTCCTGCCGCGCGCCTATCATGACGGGGCAGACCTCGAGGCGCGCACCAACATGATGGCCGCGGCCGCCATGGGCGCCGTCGCCTTCCAAAAGGGGCTCGGCGCGATCCATGCGCTCTCGCATCCGATCGGCGCCGTCTACAATACGCATCACGGCATGACCAATGCGGTGGTGATGCCACCGGTCCTGAAGTTCAACCGGTCCGCAATCGAGGACAAGATTGAGCGCGCTGCCGCCTATCTCGGCATTTCCGGCGGTTTCGACGGCTTCTACGACTATGTGCTGTCGCTGAGGGCGGAACTGCATGTACCGCAGACGCTGTCGGCCATGGGCATCAAGCCGGACCGGATCGACGAGCTTGCGGCGATGGCAATCGAAGATCCGTCCTGCGGCGGCAATCCGGTGGCCATGACGCTTGACAACACCAAGCAGCTGTTCCGCGACTGCTTCTGA
- a CDS encoding DUF4432 family protein, with amino-acid sequence MKAFSAARGPKLFLDETSVLDIGGCIVNGTDIAPGRAIPDDGDPRIDHSLEGFLFTCGPDHIRHPQPIPGDQQGRKYPLHGSYSAHPAEILFWDAQGDDAECQARVAVKTAEGGEALLERHWRISGETGEVSLSDRLTNVGTVPFAKVHMYHMNIGAWLFDPHVHLTGRMLEGGGFPWNFGEDPGGVFCVPAKVEGEDWAEVALGPLASLGGVTLKVKFRTDTLPHLQIWRNQKAPAHVLGIEPVSHRWVSRAELAASSELQMLKPGESADYGLRFCFS; translated from the coding sequence GTGAAGGCATTTTCCGCGGCGCGGGGACCGAAACTGTTCCTCGACGAGACGAGCGTGCTCGATATCGGCGGCTGCATCGTCAACGGCACCGATATCGCACCGGGACGGGCGATCCCCGATGACGGCGATCCACGCATCGACCATTCGCTGGAAGGCTTTCTCTTCACGTGCGGACCGGACCATATCCGTCACCCGCAGCCGATTCCGGGCGATCAGCAAGGCCGCAAATACCCGCTGCATGGTTCCTATTCCGCCCATCCGGCCGAAATCCTGTTCTGGGATGCGCAGGGCGACGATGCCGAGTGCCAGGCGCGGGTGGCGGTGAAGACCGCCGAGGGCGGCGAGGCACTTTTGGAGCGTCACTGGCGCATCAGCGGCGAAACCGGCGAGGTGTCGCTCTCCGACCGGCTGACGAATGTCGGCACGGTGCCGTTTGCCAAGGTGCACATGTATCACATGAACATCGGCGCCTGGCTGTTTGATCCGCATGTCCATCTCACCGGCCGGATGCTGGAGGGCGGCGGTTTTCCCTGGAACTTTGGCGAGGACCCCGGCGGCGTGTTCTGCGTGCCGGCGAAGGTGGAGGGCGAAGACTGGGCGGAGGTGGCGCTCGGGCCGCTTGCCTCGCTCGGCGGCGTGACGCTGAAGGTGAAGTTCCGCACCGATACGCTGCCGCACCTGCAGATCTGGCGCAACCAGAAGGCACCGGCGCATGTGCTGGGCATCGAGCCCGTATCGCACCGCTGGGTCTCGCGCGCGGAACTGGCCGCCTCGAGTGAGTTGCAGATGTTGAAGCCAGGCGAGAGCGCCGACTACGGGCTTCGCTTTTGCTTTTCCTGA
- a CDS encoding CaiB/BaiF CoA transferase family protein gives MQSKNPGQPPLRGIRVIELARILAGPWAGQVLADFGADVIKVENPNGGDDTRTWGPPFVTGANGENLSAAYYHATNRGKRSIAVDFSKPEGQEIIRQLVKDADVVIENFKRGGLAKYGLDYASLKAINPRLVYCSITGFGQDGPYADLAGYDYIVQGMSGFMSVTGAMDGEPMKAGTAVADLFTGVYAVTAIQAALIHVMKTGEGQHIDMALFDVMSAVMANQNMNYLVSGVSPVRLGNAHPNISPYEVIPTVDGHLILAVGNDGQFARLCRILGLEGVAEDERYSTNKARLARRAEVRALVIGETAKWTKADLLAACGENAVPAGPINSIAEMFDDPQIKARGMRIDLETEDGTTIPGVRTPIVLSETPLAYHRPSPALGQHTDAVLAEFGIETDNDKNAIADKEGQTP, from the coding sequence ATGCAGAGCAAGAACCCCGGACAGCCGCCCCTCAGGGGCATTCGTGTGATCGAACTCGCGCGTATTCTCGCAGGTCCCTGGGCCGGCCAGGTGCTGGCGGATTTCGGCGCCGATGTCATCAAGGTGGAGAACCCGAATGGCGGCGATGACACCCGCACCTGGGGCCCGCCCTTCGTCACCGGCGCCAACGGCGAAAATCTCTCCGCGGCCTATTATCACGCGACGAACCGCGGCAAACGGTCGATCGCGGTGGATTTCTCCAAGCCGGAAGGTCAGGAGATCATTCGGCAGCTGGTGAAGGATGCCGATGTCGTCATCGAGAACTTCAAGCGCGGCGGGCTTGCCAAATACGGGCTGGATTATGCAAGCCTGAAGGCGATCAATCCCCGCCTCGTCTACTGCTCCATCACCGGCTTTGGCCAGGACGGTCCCTATGCGGATCTCGCCGGTTACGATTACATCGTCCAGGGCATGTCCGGTTTCATGTCGGTGACCGGCGCCATGGACGGCGAACCGATGAAGGCGGGAACGGCCGTCGCCGATCTCTTCACCGGCGTCTATGCGGTGACCGCCATCCAGGCGGCGCTGATCCATGTGATGAAGACCGGCGAAGGCCAGCACATCGACATGGCGCTGTTTGATGTGATGTCCGCCGTGATGGCCAACCAGAACATGAACTACCTGGTCTCCGGCGTCTCGCCCGTGCGGCTCGGCAATGCCCATCCCAATATCAGCCCCTACGAGGTGATCCCGACCGTCGACGGCCACCTGATCCTCGCGGTCGGCAATGACGGCCAGTTCGCGCGGCTCTGCAGGATCCTCGGCTTGGAGGGCGTGGCAGAAGACGAACGGTATTCCACCAACAAAGCCCGCCTCGCCCGTCGTGCCGAGGTGCGGGCGCTGGTGATCGGCGAAACGGCGAAGTGGACCAAGGCCGATCTTCTGGCCGCCTGTGGCGAGAACGCCGTGCCGGCGGGGCCGATCAACTCCATCGCCGAAATGTTTGACGATCCGCAGATCAAAGCACGCGGCATGCGCATCGATCTTGAGACAGAAGATGGCACGACCATTCCGGGCGTGCGCACGCCCATCGTTCTATCGGAAACGCCGCTTGCCTATCACCGTCCGAGCCCGGCGCTGGGCCAGCACACCGACGCGGTTCTCGCCGAATTCGGCATCGAAACAGACAACGACAAAAACGCTATTGCAGACAAGGAAGGGCAGACCCCATGA
- a CDS encoding DUF4238 domain-containing protein — protein sequence MTTQKRTKRHHYVPDFYLRHFADENDVVWIYDKRAKHVEASIRWSDPSNVALQGNIYSVRKDDGTYDDRLDQWLQGVEDKAAPIHRKLMSGIMVEGQEKADYAVFLASLATRTPAILNRVAELHGAYIQSRTIRILADEQHFRKEMEDFKKSPFCADPDQVDIEAIAKFLKNRMYKLRIHQQAGLRAFQVTDKLTDKFFEMEWNLCDSEGRKLVTSDNPLVQTFIGTAPTKEQRAKPIEELVTVPLSPSVMLELRWKSGASAKVRRPGEEAAGLYNSIRAANAEQYVFASSRDAGIAALVQKYRDHKMDIDLNLFGRMEEFAPMEVARKL from the coding sequence ATGACAACTCAGAAACGAACGAAACGCCACCATTACGTGCCTGATTTCTATCTTCGGCATTTCGCGGATGAGAACGATGTAGTCTGGATATATGACAAGCGTGCCAAGCACGTTGAAGCTTCGATACGTTGGAGCGATCCGAGCAATGTTGCTCTTCAGGGAAATATATATTCAGTCCGCAAAGATGACGGCACCTACGACGACCGTCTGGATCAGTGGCTACAAGGCGTAGAGGACAAAGCCGCTCCAATTCACCGAAAACTAATGAGCGGAATAATGGTCGAGGGACAGGAGAAGGCCGACTATGCGGTATTCCTCGCGTCCTTGGCGACAAGAACGCCAGCGATCCTAAACCGGGTGGCCGAGTTGCACGGAGCGTACATCCAAAGCCGCACAATCAGAATCCTAGCTGATGAACAGCATTTTAGGAAGGAGATGGAGGACTTCAAAAAGTCGCCGTTCTGCGCTGACCCGGATCAAGTCGATATCGAGGCCATTGCCAAGTTCCTAAAGAACCGAATGTACAAGCTCCGCATTCATCAGCAAGCGGGGCTGAGGGCATTTCAGGTCACCGACAAGCTGACCGACAAATTCTTCGAAATGGAATGGAATCTCTGCGATAGCGAGGGTAGGAAGCTCGTCACCAGCGATAATCCGCTTGTTCAGACTTTCATTGGAACAGCACCTACAAAAGAGCAACGCGCCAAACCCATCGAGGAGTTGGTGACGGTGCCACTCTCCCCTTCAGTGATGCTTGAGCTGAGATGGAAAAGCGGGGCAAGCGCAAAGGTGCGCCGCCCCGGTGAGGAAGCCGCTGGATTGTACAACTCCATCAGAGCGGCCAACGCCGAGCAGTATGTTTTCGCTAGCTCTCGCGATGCAGGCATTGCGGCACTCGTTCAAAAGTACAGAGACCATAAGATGGACATTGACCTGAACTTGTTCGGTCGGATGGAGGAGTTCGCGCCGATGGAGGTGGCTCGTAAGCTATGA
- a CDS encoding L,D-transpeptidase family protein, which yields MKSSLLTTISLALVLPLLATAPSVAQSRYGGYASDTILVAPDGAILDYIPEAGEVVIRRDGMGRRVLYDRYGNMIATEMRGNSARPQRDYGYPPPPSARDYSYQRPGERPRDDGAGGYGNGAYRDYREYRYREPGDVTGSIPHDSSIIRLPLGEDGAIIDDGEQEASLEPQQQALPQPTIAPQSNKPVISVTKKPQAEIVALQVFLDRQGISPGVIDGHLGDNVNKAVAAWQEMTGETLDPNNSEEIMQRLSYSGGLPFSDYTITAADAAGPYVASIPDDYAHKAQLPAMSFTSTSEALAERFHMDEGYLKALNPGVDFSIPGTIIKVVNPGQPKTGEVVRILADKAKKQVFAYGADGKLVAAYPATIGSSDTPSPTGTHTVERIALNPGYTYNPKINFKQGDNDKILQIPPGPNGPVGTVWIALSKPTYGIHGTPEPSKIGKTNSHGCIRLTNWDATELAKMVKPGTVVEFVD from the coding sequence GTGAAGTCCTCTCTTCTGACAACCATCAGCCTGGCACTCGTGCTGCCCCTCCTGGCCACCGCTCCCTCGGTGGCCCAGAGCCGTTATGGCGGTTACGCGTCAGACACGATCCTGGTCGCACCGGACGGAGCCATCCTCGACTATATTCCGGAAGCCGGCGAAGTTGTGATCCGCCGCGACGGCATGGGCCGACGTGTGCTCTATGACCGCTACGGCAACATGATTGCGACGGAAATGCGCGGCAACTCCGCTCGCCCGCAACGGGATTACGGGTATCCGCCGCCGCCCTCCGCGCGGGACTATTCCTATCAGCGCCCCGGCGAGCGCCCGCGTGATGACGGCGCCGGCGGTTACGGCAACGGCGCCTATCGCGACTACCGCGAATATCGATACCGCGAACCCGGCGACGTGACCGGCTCGATCCCGCACGACAGTTCCATCATCCGCCTGCCTCTGGGCGAGGACGGAGCGATTATCGATGACGGCGAACAGGAGGCCTCGCTGGAGCCCCAGCAGCAGGCTCTTCCCCAGCCGACCATTGCGCCGCAGTCCAACAAACCTGTCATCTCTGTGACGAAGAAACCGCAGGCGGAGATCGTCGCGCTGCAGGTCTTCCTCGACCGCCAGGGCATTTCGCCGGGCGTGATCGATGGCCATCTCGGCGACAATGTCAACAAGGCGGTCGCTGCCTGGCAGGAAATGACGGGCGAGACGCTGGACCCGAACAATTCCGAAGAGATCATGCAGCGCCTCTCCTATTCCGGCGGCCTGCCCTTTTCCGATTACACCATCACCGCCGCCGATGCGGCCGGCCCTTACGTCGCATCGATCCCGGATGATTACGCCCACAAGGCGCAGCTTCCGGCCATGTCCTTTACCTCGACCAGCGAGGCGCTCGCCGAACGGTTCCACATGGACGAAGGGTATCTGAAGGCGCTGAACCCCGGCGTCGATTTCTCCATCCCCGGCACGATCATCAAGGTCGTCAATCCGGGCCAGCCGAAAACCGGGGAAGTGGTGCGCATTCTGGCGGACAAAGCCAAGAAGCAGGTCTTTGCCTATGGGGCGGACGGCAAGCTGGTCGCCGCCTATCCGGCGACCATCGGTTCCTCCGACACCCCCTCGCCCACCGGCACCCATACGGTGGAGCGGATCGCCCTGAACCCCGGCTACACCTACAATCCGAAGATCAACTTCAAGCAGGGCGATAACGACAAGATCCTGCAGATCCCGCCAGGTCCGAACGGCCCCGTAGGCACTGTCTGGATCGCGCTTTCCAAGCCGACCTACGGCATTCACGGCACGCCGGAACCCTCCAAGATCGGCAAGACGAACAGCCATGGCTGCATTCGCCTGACGAACTGGGATGCGACCGAACTCGCCAAGATGGTGAAGCCCGGCACGGTGGTGGAATTCGTCGATTAA
- a CDS encoding TIGR01244 family sulfur transferase has protein sequence MDIRQINDEYAVTGQITPADLDEIKAMGFKSIVCNRPDEEEPGQPSFAEVAARAKELGLEIAHVPVGRMGVDADAVRGMVDALDDFPRPMLGYCRSGARSTAIYEKSQHLRG, from the coding sequence ATGGATATCCGCCAGATCAACGACGAATACGCGGTGACGGGTCAGATCACGCCCGCAGACCTCGATGAGATCAAGGCGATGGGCTTCAAGTCGATCGTCTGCAACCGCCCGGACGAAGAAGAGCCCGGCCAACCGAGCTTTGCCGAGGTGGCCGCCCGCGCCAAGGAACTCGGCCTCGAGATCGCGCATGTGCCGGTCGGCCGCATGGGTGTCGATGCGGACGCGGTCCGCGGCATGGTCGATGCGCTCGACGATTTTCCGCGTCCGATGCTCGGCTATTGCCGCTCCGGCGCCCGCTCGACCGCGATCTACGAAAAAAGCCAGCACCTGCGCGGCTGA
- a CDS encoding alpha/beta hydrolase, translated as MFATPSRLLSPTGATLSLRHEPAEGEAKAILQICHGLGEHSGRYQPFAAFMAARGFAVYAHDHRGHGLTTAPDAVQGQFAHGNGVDMVIADVKAVTDQAVAAHPGLPVLLFGHSMGGLIALNTALSHPRIYSALAVWNSNFAVGFLGRVAQVVLKTERALKGSDVPSAILPRLTFDTWGRSMPNYKSQADWLSRDRAEVEAYEADPLCGFDISVSMWLDVFALTFRGTEPILLSRLKKDMPIHLVGGGQDPATDGAKATAWLSHRLASAGFSQVTKRIYPEMRHETLNEIGREAAMAEFADWADDSLARARAAAGMMS; from the coding sequence ATGTTTGCCACGCCATCACGCCTCCTCAGCCCGACCGGTGCGACGCTTTCGCTCCGGCATGAACCGGCAGAGGGCGAAGCAAAAGCGATCCTGCAGATCTGCCACGGGCTTGGCGAACATTCCGGCCGCTACCAGCCTTTTGCCGCGTTCATGGCGGCGCGTGGTTTTGCGGTCTATGCCCATGATCACCGCGGACATGGGCTGACGACCGCTCCCGATGCGGTTCAGGGACAGTTTGCGCACGGAAACGGCGTGGACATGGTGATCGCTGACGTGAAGGCGGTGACGGATCAGGCAGTCGCTGCTCATCCCGGCCTGCCGGTTCTGCTCTTCGGCCATTCGATGGGCGGGCTGATTGCGCTGAATACCGCGCTCAGCCATCCGCGCATCTATTCCGCTCTGGCCGTGTGGAATTCCAATTTCGCCGTCGGCTTTCTCGGACGCGTGGCGCAGGTGGTGCTGAAGACGGAGCGGGCGCTGAAGGGCTCGGACGTGCCGAGCGCCATCCTGCCGCGGCTCACCTTCGACACCTGGGGCCGCTCCATGCCGAACTATAAAAGCCAGGCGGACTGGCTCAGTCGCGACCGCGCGGAGGTTGAGGCCTATGAAGCCGATCCGCTCTGCGGCTTCGATATCAGTGTGTCGATGTGGCTCGATGTCTTCGCGCTGACCTTCCGCGGCACGGAACCCATACTCCTCTCCCGCCTGAAGAAGGATATGCCCATTCATCTTGTCGGCGGCGGCCAGGACCCCGCGACCGATGGCGCCAAGGCCACCGCCTGGCTTTCCCATCGTCTGGCCTCTGCCGGCTTTTCGCAGGTGACGAAGCGCATTTATCCCGAGATGCGCCACGAAACACTGAACGAGATCGGCCGCGAGGCCGCCATGGCGGAGTTTGCCGACTGGGCCGACGACAGCCTGGCGCGGGCCCGCGCAGCGGCCGGAATGATGTCATGA